The nucleotide sequence GTTGGACTTGGTGATTTTACTTTATTGTTTTATTTATAGTAgtgtcattttttttttatagaaatatcCAATATTTTTAGTGTAAAAAAGAAGAGAGGTGGCTAGTTTTGGTTTAGGGATAAATATTGTTTTAGTCCCTAAAGTTTGCGGTCAAAATTAAAATCGTCCCAAacttttttttagtttaaaatgATCCTcaatgttttatttaatattaaaatcgtcttttttaacacaataattttttaaataacagAAATACCCTTTAAAATATCCAGCATTATCATCTCCATGAGAATCTTTAAAGATCTACATCTCTTCACACAACCTAAGAACAAGATGTAATGTTgaatcataaatttttttttttcttgttaaatttcaattttcattcagctgtgaaatttaagaaaaaaaaaaaaaacaaaatctttTTCAGTTTGacttcttttaatttgtttttctagtTTTTCTTTTCATCCGTcttcaatatatttttttatttatgtaaaattTTCTTACACTGTCAACACATTTAACAACAATAGTAACGACAcaacaattaatttatttaattaaaaataaaaagaaaaaagagaaagaaggagaTGGAGAAATAGAGATAGATAAAGGAAGAGAGACATATTGCACAGAAGAAAAAGAGAGGAAGTAGAAGGAGATGTGGCACAGGTGAGGGTAGACCCATTGCACCTCCATCGCTAGAagaaagtttgaaaaaaaaaagacatgaaggaaaagagagagagagagaaagagagagaacaaGGTCATGTGGGAATTCTTCAACTGTTGTTGTCGTTGTTGAGCAGCCTTCGTTGTCGCCAATATGCTCCGCGACTGCAGCCACCAAAAAAGTCGTGATCGAAATGTCGTCAAATTTGTCAGACAATAAAAGAGGATAGATGGAGAAGGAGATGCAAAATAAAGGTTGGAGATAAAGAGAATAGTGTGGGTTAATGTTTTTGTGGGAGTAAATTTGGCTTTTCAATAATAAAAAGATGTAGGGATGTCAACGGGGTAAggcgggggcgggggatgcctccctgctccccatctCTGCCCTCAGATTTGCTCCTCATCTCCGTTCTCATTTTTCGCCGTGGGAGAATATTGCTCCCCATCCTCATTCCCCACGGGGCCCCATTTCTTGCgggaccccattccccatctatctgatagttctaactaattattaattttcatatgaTTAGAGCTGCAAGTATCCATCATATACAAAAacagcaagattttatacaaaaagtctaaataacacgatggtgacttctttcaAAATGACGCAGTGGGGGAGGGGAGACGCAACGATGAGCCAAAAGACaaagcagtggacgaggtggAAAACACGGTAACAGAGAGGAAAATGGACACGACAGCAGAGTTACGAAAAGAAACGCCACAAATAGAAAGCACGACGCGGTGAGGGTGATGGtacggtgaggtgtgacgatgtGGTGAGAAAGGGAGAGTGGCGAGGGGGTGCCTGCAGAGAGATTGGATGGAGTATGAATAACGTTAGGGATCTCCGAATTGAAGAAGGATTATGTAAATGAAGATTAGGAGTTTTGAGTTTCTGTGTGTGTTAAGGATAATTtagtaaatttataaattttggaGAATAGTAGGGACGGGGCGAAGATCCCCGTTCGGGTCCCCGCGCTCGTCTCGGgagaattttgtcccccatccctATTCCCGCGGAAAAAATTTCCCACAGTCGGATTCTTATTCGGACAGTCCTTACAGGGATCCTCGCGTCTCGGAAAGTTTTGTCATCCCTAAAAAGATGATTTTAATACTAAATGAAACGTAGAGAatcattttaaacaaaaaaaaagtttgaGATAATTTCGATATTGACCCCAAATTTTAGGAACTAAAATAGTACGTATCCCTTTGGTTTAcatataaaacaaaaacaaaaaaaatattagtcaTTTTGAAATTTCTTTATGAAATTTTGAATAAGTATTTTGTATNNNNNNNNNNNNNNNNNNNNNNNTaactttattatttttaattattaattagttattaatatataaaaatataaactaaaataataaaatatattattaaattattaaactaaaaaattaaattgaaaattaaaaataatagaaaaaaaaaatccccTTTCATTTCTCAAAAACTAAAGCAATCAAAGGAATAAGTCAACTTAGTGAAGCGGAGCTAAATTTTGACCAATTGAAGCCAAGAAACGTAACGGGGACCCGTAACTCCATCATCCAAGTGGAGACAGAAGAAACCAGATGCTTTTCTCGTTAAAATTACTCTTATGAAATCCATTTCATAGTTTACAACCTTAACTAGGAGACATTATTTAGTTACATTTGAACCAAAAGATCgattacaatgcaagaaagaaaAGCACAACTAAATAGGTGGATTGATTTTACACTATGAAACATGAGAGTAATGGTCAATAAGACCAGGACCAAATAGCATGATCTTCATGAGCGAATCCAAAGTTACATGAAGTCTCAGGCGGGTCGGAGTATTCAACATGCTCAAGTTTAGGGAAGATGAGGTATGGATGCAAGAGGCTCCGACTTATGAGATTCTCTTCCTCGTCCTGTGACAGATCCGATTGATCGGCCTCGAACATTCCAGAGGTTGTGTGGTAGTAGGGGCTATTTATATTGTCATCGGAATCCAACATATCACTCTTCACTGATATCTTGGACCCTTCGCCTTCTGATGAAACTGCTGCTGCGGTTGCCTCCTGCATTCCCTTTCTTTCACTCTTGTCTTCGCCTTCTTTCTCCATTGCAACCACCTTCTCCGTCAGCCTTGCTACCTAAATTCAAACATTGCACTCACACATTCAGTTGCTCATAATTCACTCTCCAAATAATTTAATTACTCACACTCCTATTTTCTGCTAGAATTTgataagatataaaaaaaaatagttatacTACACGTCCAACGAAAAATTAGCTAATGCATATTAAATACATAATAAtgataatatatattaaatatatataaatacataaatatataatgatGTGTTGATACATGtataagatagaattcgaaaacTCAGCCCTTACTTAAACGTAGGAGTTATCAAAATAGTATATAAACTGAACTGTTTCgtatacataatattttttaaaaaagattaatatgtTGATAAACTATCCCAAAAATTGTTTgctctaaaaaaaaaataaaaaaagaagagtgtTGAATTTGACCTCTGCTTTCAAGCGATCTTTCTCCTTGAGGAGGTTATCATAGTTGGCCTTAAGGGTGTCAAAGGTAGCCTGAAGGGAATCATAATCCTTCTCCAGCTGCTTCGTCTTCCACCGTGCGCGGCGGTTCTG is from Arachis ipaensis cultivar K30076 chromosome B01, Araip1.1, whole genome shotgun sequence and encodes:
- the LOC107633599 gene encoding homeobox-leucine zipper protein HAT5 — its product is MAGGRLFSSAFSNTNNSNTLLLHQNQASQPLPPPSLFLSSSLPFLGSRSMVSFEDVPGGKGCKNGSFFRTYDPAEEDGEESMEEYLTQPAEKKRRLSAEQVEFLEKSFKEENKLEPERKTKLAKELGLQPRQVAIWFQNRRARWKTKQLEKDYDSLQATFDTLKANYDNLLKEKDRLKAEVARLTEKVVAMEKEGEDKSERKGMQEATAAAVSSEGEGSKISVKSDMLDSDDNINSPYYHTTSGMFEADQSDLSQDEEENLISRSLLHPYLIFPKLEHVEYSDPPETSCNFGFAHEDHAIWSWSY